A stretch of DNA from Campylobacter gracilis:
TAAGCGTGTAAAATTTAAACTCAAAATTTTATTACAAATCATCGGGCGGGTTTTTTGGCTCGTATAGTTTGCGGCACCGTTTTCCCGCGCTTTGCTCTAAACATCGAGCGAGATTTTACTCTCCGATGTGATCTGCGGCGCAGATTTTACGTGAGGCTAAAATTTACCCGCACCCCGCCCCGTTTCTTTATCGGCGTTCAGCGACTCTAACCGTACCCGCCGCGCTGTTTTATTCGCGCTCGCAGTACCGCTTTGCTCGCATCGCATGCCGCTACTCAAAGCAAGAAAGCGGATATTTCGCGGCGCTTTTATCCGTGAGCGCGGCAAGGAAAATAGCGATAAGCTCCTAGAAGCTTTGCGCGACAGCCTCTTTCAAAAAGCGCTTGTTTATGAGCGAATTTTCGATGTCGGGATGAGCTAGAATGATTAAGCTTTTCAT
This window harbors:
- a CDS encoding NAD(P)H-dependent oxidoreductase — protein: MKSLIILAHPDIENSLINKRFLKEAVAQSF